A part of Chitinimonas koreensis genomic DNA contains:
- a CDS encoding SDR family NAD(P)-dependent oxidoreductase produces the protein MAHAAPIATAAAVATAAVATAAVATAAVATAAVATVAIDAGTLLLRTVADKTGFPVELLTLEMKLEADLGVDSIKRVEILAAVRDALGLTTAAGDGEALRGAATLGEIAALLQGGAEVAQIASAVRAEAAVPAFAAATAAVYPAAAAPAIVAPVAAVPVIPAAAPNAVPPTDAPPAAAAPAGTPDLARLLLQTVADKTGYPVEMLSLDMRLEGDLGVDSIKRVEILAAMRDALGLAADGAGDGLRGAVTLAELAERLQMLASPQSQSSGRSGFRASPVSPGMPDSDAMTPTWPSPSPIGATRPNLEQATASRWRPLPVVAVPLPPPPAHQPLATPGRIAAIFADGTPLTAALVERLAGLGYRPLLLQLDGWTPAAAALPSHWPQCTLRIETLATDWVALAGQHGRPAVALLLQAPTRPPPAGGGWAWRCARCRRCCRRWPPTKRRPRCWRWPGSTAGSAPTAAPTPGPAIRGRRSGAGQAVAGGLAGLVKTLKHELPAAQVRFVDLAAGLPAELAALHLADEIGSLAAGPAETGWSRDGRRWTLACGEPAAEAMATLPPLQPGELVLVTGGARGVTARCIEALAARVPARFVLIGRSAPMAADPAWAAGIAEPAALRARALQQLREEGTAPTPRLVEARCQAVLAGREVRQTLQTLAAHGAQADYLPLDLGDAAATRAAIAALTARHGRVAALVHGAGALADRRIADKTAQDIETVFRPKLDGLLTLLEALDPAPPARVLLFSSTAGFSGNAGQADYAMANEALAKLAFQLPLRWRGVRAVALAWGPWAAGMVTPALERMFAERGIGLLPVADGAALFAEAALGRAGGGFQYVVGDTMPAAADRQAPAEPVALA, from the coding sequence GTGGCGCATGCCGCACCGATCGCCACAGCGGCGGCCGTCGCCACGGCGGCCGTCGCCACGGCGGCCGTCGCCACGGCGGCCGTCGCCACGGCGGCCGTCGCTACGGTGGCCATCGACGCCGGCACGCTGCTGCTGCGCACGGTGGCCGACAAGACCGGCTTCCCGGTCGAATTGCTGACGCTGGAGATGAAGCTCGAAGCCGACCTCGGCGTCGACTCGATCAAGCGGGTCGAGATCCTGGCCGCGGTGCGCGACGCGCTCGGTCTGACGACCGCGGCCGGCGACGGCGAGGCGCTGCGCGGCGCCGCCACGCTCGGCGAGATCGCCGCGCTGCTGCAGGGCGGCGCCGAGGTGGCGCAGATCGCCTCGGCGGTGCGCGCCGAAGCGGCCGTGCCGGCGTTCGCCGCAGCCACGGCGGCGGTGTATCCGGCTGCTGCCGCGCCCGCCATCGTTGCACCGGTCGCCGCTGTGCCGGTCATTCCCGCTGCCGCACCGAACGCCGTCCCGCCGACGGATGCGCCGCCCGCGGCCGCCGCGCCGGCCGGCACGCCCGACCTGGCCCGCCTGCTGCTGCAGACCGTGGCCGACAAGACCGGCTACCCGGTCGAGATGCTGTCGCTCGACATGCGGCTCGAAGGCGACCTCGGCGTCGATTCGATCAAGCGGGTCGAGATCCTGGCCGCCATGCGCGATGCGCTCGGGCTGGCGGCCGACGGCGCCGGCGACGGCCTGCGCGGCGCCGTCACGCTGGCCGAGCTGGCCGAACGCCTGCAGATGCTGGCGTCGCCGCAATCGCAATCGTCCGGTAGGTCGGGCTTTAGGGCCAGCCCCGTTTCACCGGGCATGCCCGACAGCGACGCCATGACCCCCACCTGGCCGAGTCCAAGCCCGATCGGCGCAACCCGACCCAACCTGGAGCAGGCGACCGCCTCGCGCTGGCGTCCGCTGCCCGTCGTCGCCGTCCCGCTGCCCCCGCCTCCGGCCCATCAGCCGCTGGCCACGCCCGGCCGCATCGCCGCGATCTTCGCCGACGGCACGCCGCTGACCGCCGCGCTGGTCGAACGCCTGGCCGGCCTCGGCTACCGCCCGCTGCTGTTGCAACTGGACGGCTGGACGCCGGCCGCCGCGGCGCTGCCGTCCCACTGGCCGCAATGCACGCTGCGCATCGAGACGCTGGCGACCGACTGGGTCGCGCTGGCCGGACAGCACGGCCGGCCGGCCGTGGCGCTGCTGCTGCAGGCCCCGACGCGCCCGCCGCCAGCCGGCGGCGGCTGGGCCTGGCGCTGCGCACGGTGCAGGCGCTGCTGCCGGCGCTGGCCGCCGACGAAGCGCCGACCGCGCTGCTGGCGGTGGCCCGGCTCGACGGCCGGCTCGGCACCGACGGCTGCGCCGACGCCGGGGCCGGCCATCCGGGGCCGGCGCTCCGGGGCCGGCCAGGCGGTCGCCGGCGGCCTCGCCGGCCTGGTCAAGACGCTGAAGCACGAGCTGCCGGCCGCGCAGGTGCGCTTCGTCGACCTGGCCGCCGGGCTGCCGGCCGAGCTGGCCGCGCTGCACCTGGCCGACGAGATCGGCAGCCTGGCCGCCGGCCCGGCCGAGACCGGCTGGAGCCGCGACGGCCGGCGCTGGACGCTGGCCTGCGGCGAGCCGGCGGCGGAGGCCATGGCCACGCTGCCGCCCCTGCAGCCGGGCGAGCTGGTGCTGGTCACCGGCGGCGCGCGCGGCGTAACCGCGCGCTGCATCGAGGCGCTGGCGGCGCGCGTGCCGGCCCGCTTCGTGCTGATCGGCCGCAGCGCGCCGATGGCGGCCGATCCGGCCTGGGCCGCCGGCATCGCCGAGCCGGCCGCGCTGCGTGCCCGCGCCTTGCAGCAGCTGCGCGAGGAGGGTACGGCGCCGACGCCGCGGCTGGTCGAGGCGCGCTGCCAGGCGGTGCTGGCCGGCCGCGAGGTGCGGCAGACGCTGCAGACCCTGGCCGCGCACGGCGCCCAGGCCGATTACCTGCCGCTCGACCTCGGCGACGCCGCCGCCACCCGCGCCGCGATCGCCGCGCTGACCGCGCGCCACGGCCGCGTCGCTGCGCTGGTGCACGGTGCCGGCGCCCTGGCCGACCGCCGCATCGCCGACAAGACCGCGCAGGACATCGAAACGGTGTTCCGGCCCAAGCTCGACGGCCTCCTGACCCTGCTCGAAGCGCTCGATCCGGCGCCGCCGGCGCGCGTGCTGCTGTTCTCCTCGACCGCCGGTTTCTCCGGCAACGCCGGCCAGGCCGACTACGCCATGGCCAACGAGGCGCTGGCCAAGCTGGCCTTCCAGCTGCCGCTGCGCTGGCGCGGCGTGCGCGCGGTGGCGCTGGCCTGGGGGCCGTGGGCGGCCGGTATGGTCACGCCGGCGCTCGAGCGGATGTTCGCCGAGCGCGGCATCGGCCTCCTGCCGGTCGCCGACGGCGCGGCACTGTTCGCCGAGGCCGCGCTGGGCCGCGCCGGCGGCGGTTTCCAATACGTGGTGGGCGACACCATGCCGGCCGCCGCGGACAGGCAGGCGCCGGCCGAACCGGTCGCGCTGGCGTGA
- a CDS encoding acyl carrier protein: MEAVQPVVAASAVAGALAVAAAPAMPFTPAVPAATPAAAAQAMPVVPAAMPQAAGQAAPVAPPAAADPSRQAALGALLLRTVADKTGFPVELLTLEMKLEADLGVDSIKRVEILAAMRDALGLTAAAGDGEALRGAATLGEIAALMAALMAAQASAGGAALPAATAAPAPASAAVVEPRADAGAAAAGAPVAGIPVAGIPAAGAPAAGLPVAAPRWSASRWPVLRWPVRPRRPTA, from the coding sequence GTGGAAGCGGTGCAGCCGGTGGTCGCGGCGTCGGCGGTTGCCGGTGCGCTAGCCGTGGCCGCCGCGCCAGCGATGCCGTTCACGCCGGCCGTGCCGGCCGCGACGCCTGCGGCCGCTGCGCAAGCGATGCCGGTCGTTCCGGCCGCCATGCCGCAGGCGGCCGGGCAGGCGGCACCGGTCGCGCCGCCCGCCGCCGCCGATCCGTCCCGGCAAGCGGCGCTGGGCGCACTGCTGCTGCGCACGGTGGCCGACAAGACCGGCTTCCCGGTCGAGCTGCTGACGCTGGAGATGAAGCTCGAGGCGGATCTCGGCGTCGATTCGATCAAGCGGGTCGAAATCCTGGCCGCGATGCGCGATGCGCTCGGCCTGACGGCGGCGGCCGGCGACGGCGAAGCGCTGCGCGGCGCGGCGACGCTGGGCGAGATCGCGGCGCTGATGGCGGCGCTGATGGCGGCGCAGGCGTCGGCGGGTGGCGCGGCCTTGCCCGCTGCGACGGCTGCGCCGGCGCCGGCATCTGCGGCTGTCGTGGAGCCGCGTGCGGACGCTGGAGCCGCGGCGGCCGGCGCCCCGGTGGCCGGCATTCCGGTGGCCGGCATTCCGGCGGCCGGCGCTCCGGCGGCTGGCCTCCCGGTGGCGGCACCCCGGTGGTCAGCGTCCCGATGGCCGGTGCTCCGGTGGCCGGTACGGCCGCGGCGACCGACCGCGTGA
- a CDS encoding type I polyketide synthase has protein sequence MDRRAAPGRRRRALIETVAGAMRRHYPDWTEDTFPGFLANLVAGRIANRFGLGAASHTVDAACASSLAAVRLACLELRSGAADLMLTGGVDTDNSNVAFLSFSKTPALSRSGRVRAFDAAADGTMISEGVGMLVLKRLDDALAAGDRVYGLIRGLGASTDGAGGAIFAPHAAGQARALEAAYADAGIDPASVGLIEAHATGTVVGDAVEIESLESVLGGAAAPVALGSVKAQIGHAKAAAGAASLIKTLLALYHKVIPPTLGVSAPNPRLDPRERPFYLPRRARPWLAPAAGPRRAGVSVFGFGGANVHLALEEHGQPQPAPGHAGRVPLLLAAADPAALAQACLALAQRIAAGEGEDARWPVTPPAARLPRVGILARSWDEAPALLRSAAEAIARRGGEAAWSLPGGIHYRAAAIEPGARVVALFAGQGAQTVGMGARLCIDHPAARACFEAFDAAGRAQGSAPISALVFPPDTFDAGRAEAQRAALTQTQHAQAAIGAYNMALYGVLRSAGFAPDMALGHSFGELSALWAAGALDDAGYRAAVLARGSALTPPAGREVGGLIAVSAPAEQVSALLPQLPGLALANLNSPRQTVAGGSAAAVEAALPRLAEAGLQAVRLPVAAAFHTGLVDYAAAPWQAALAGLPLAAPRLPVWANVSAQPYPADAAGIRALLARQPFEPVRFCEQVEAAYAAGGRIFVEIGPRGILSRLVGDILGPRPHLALPLAPDPAGDDGRQLDDAIVRLAVLGLPLQLAAAPMRPRPGPLAIRLSTAVIRPRGRGIGRWSEALRRRAASRCLLWRPRHPWRRLWKRCSRWSRRRRLPVR, from the coding sequence GTGGATCGACGCGCTGCGCCAGGCCGGCGCCGGCGCGCGCTGATCGAGACGGTGGCCGGCGCCATGCGGCGCCACTACCCGGACTGGACCGAGGACACCTTCCCCGGCTTCCTGGCCAACCTGGTAGCCGGCCGCATCGCCAACCGCTTCGGCCTCGGCGCCGCCAGCCACACCGTCGACGCCGCCTGCGCCAGCTCGCTGGCGGCGGTGCGGCTGGCCTGCCTCGAGCTGCGCAGCGGCGCGGCCGACCTGATGCTGACCGGCGGCGTCGACACCGACAATTCCAACGTCGCCTTCCTCAGCTTCAGCAAGACCCCGGCGCTGTCGCGCAGCGGCCGGGTGCGCGCCTTCGACGCGGCGGCCGACGGCACCATGATCAGCGAGGGCGTCGGCATGCTGGTGCTCAAGCGGCTGGACGACGCGCTGGCCGCCGGCGACCGCGTCTACGGCCTGATCCGCGGCCTGGGCGCCTCGACCGACGGCGCCGGCGGCGCCATCTTCGCGCCGCACGCGGCCGGCCAGGCGCGCGCGCTGGAGGCGGCCTACGCCGACGCCGGCATCGATCCGGCCAGCGTCGGCCTGATCGAGGCGCACGCCACCGGCACGGTGGTCGGCGACGCGGTCGAGATCGAATCGCTCGAGTCGGTGCTCGGCGGCGCCGCGGCGCCGGTCGCGCTCGGCAGCGTCAAGGCCCAGATCGGCCACGCCAAGGCGGCGGCCGGCGCGGCCAGCCTGATCAAGACCCTGCTGGCGCTGTACCACAAGGTGATCCCGCCGACGCTCGGCGTATCCGCCCCCAATCCGCGGCTGGACCCGCGCGAGCGGCCGTTCTACCTGCCGCGCCGGGCCCGGCCCTGGCTGGCGCCGGCGGCCGGACCGCGGCGCGCCGGCGTCAGCGTGTTCGGCTTCGGCGGCGCCAACGTGCACCTGGCGCTGGAGGAGCACGGCCAGCCCCAGCCGGCGCCGGGCCATGCCGGCCGGGTGCCGCTGCTGCTGGCCGCCGCCGACCCGGCCGCGCTGGCGCAGGCCTGCCTGGCGCTGGCGCAGCGGATCGCCGCCGGCGAGGGCGAGGACGCGCGCTGGCCAGTGACTCCTCCGGCCGCCCGGCTGCCGCGCGTCGGCATCCTGGCGCGCAGCTGGGACGAGGCGCCGGCGCTGCTGCGCAGCGCGGCCGAAGCGATCGCCCGGCGCGGCGGCGAGGCGGCCTGGTCGCTGCCCGGCGGCATCCATTACCGCGCCGCGGCGATCGAGCCCGGCGCGCGCGTGGTCGCGCTGTTCGCCGGCCAGGGTGCCCAGACCGTCGGCATGGGCGCGCGGCTGTGCATCGACCACCCGGCGGCGCGCGCCTGCTTCGAGGCCTTCGACGCCGCCGGCCGGGCCCAAGGCAGCGCGCCGATCAGCGCGCTGGTATTCCCGCCCGACACCTTCGACGCCGGCCGTGCCGAGGCCCAGCGCGCCGCGCTGACGCAGACGCAGCACGCCCAGGCCGCCATCGGCGCCTACAACATGGCGCTGTACGGCGTGCTGCGCAGCGCCGGCTTCGCGCCGGACATGGCGCTGGGCCACAGCTTCGGCGAGCTGTCGGCACTGTGGGCGGCCGGAGCGCTCGACGACGCCGGCTACCGCGCTGCGGTGCTGGCGCGCGGCAGTGCATTGACGCCGCCGGCCGGCCGCGAGGTCGGCGGGCTGATCGCCGTATCGGCGCCGGCCGAGCAGGTCAGCGCGCTGCTGCCGCAGCTACCGGGCCTGGCGCTGGCCAACCTGAACAGCCCGCGCCAGACCGTGGCCGGCGGCAGCGCCGCGGCGGTCGAGGCGGCGCTGCCGCGGCTGGCCGAGGCCGGTCTGCAGGCGGTGCGGCTGCCGGTGGCGGCGGCCTTCCACACCGGCCTGGTCGACTACGCCGCCGCGCCGTGGCAGGCCGCGCTGGCCGGCTTGCCGCTGGCGGCGCCGCGGCTGCCGGTGTGGGCCAACGTCAGCGCCCAGCCTTACCCGGCCGACGCGGCCGGCATCCGCGCGCTGCTGGCGCGCCAGCCGTTCGAGCCGGTGCGTTTCTGCGAGCAGGTCGAGGCGGCCTATGCGGCCGGCGGCCGGATCTTCGTCGAGATCGGCCCGCGCGGCATCCTGAGCCGGCTGGTCGGCGACATCCTCGGCCCGCGGCCGCACCTGGCGCTGCCGCTGGCGCCCGATCCGGCCGGCGACGACGGCCGCCAGCTCGACGACGCGATCGTGCGGCTGGCGGTGCTGGGCCTGCCGCTGCAACTGGCCGCCGCGCCGATGCGGCCGCGGCCCGGGCCGCTGGCGATCCGGCTCAGCACGGCGGTGATCCGGCCGCGCGGGAGGGGCATTGGCCGGTGGTCGGAGGCGCTGCGCAGGCGGGCGGCGAGCCGGTGCCTGCTATGGCGGCCGCGCCATCCGTGGCGGCGCCTGTGGAAGCGGTGCAGCCGGTGGTCGCGGCGTCGGCGGTTGCCGGTGCGCTAG
- a CDS encoding thioesterase domain-containing protein, which produces MGRPARLAPIGRDDGFFALGGHSLLVLELMARLRARFGRRCRSPPSCARRRWPAWPRCSALRRARAAPRCSRWASRPAALPGTRRQRQSAGLPAAGARARRPPCADRRQAEPAGSIEATAAALARAIAARQPDGPIRLAGHSYGAALAFETACQLGAAGREVSALVLLDSAVPDGGAAFAGYDDCDWIAAIAEAAGGYFGQPAGLAPPGHGELRALAPALRRPRLLAWLQAIGALPASAAPAVIDELLRIYRDSVDALARYRPATGPARWR; this is translated from the coding sequence GTGGGAAGACCTGCTCGGCTGGCGCCGATCGGCCGCGACGACGGTTTCTTCGCGCTCGGCGGCCATTCGCTGCTGGTGCTCGAACTGATGGCGCGGCTGCGCGCGCGCTTCGGCCGGCGGTGCCGTTCGCCGCCTTCCTGCGCGCGCCGACGGTGGCCGGCCTGGCCGCGCTGCTCGGCGCTCCGGCGGGCGAGGGCGGCGCCACGCTGCAGCCGCTGGGCCAGCCGGCCCGCCGCTCTACCTGGTACCCGGCGCCAGCGGCAATCCGCTGGCCTACCTGCCGCTGGCGCGCGCGCTCGACGGCCGCCATGCGCTGATCGGCGCCAGGCCGAGCCGGCCGGCAGCATCGAGGCCACCGCCGCGGCGCTGGCGCGGGCGATCGCGGCGCGGCAGCCGGACGGCCCGATCCGGCTGGCCGGCCACTCCTACGGCGCCGCGCTGGCGTTCGAGACCGCCTGCCAACTGGGCGCGGCCGGCCGCGAGGTCAGCGCGCTGGTGCTGCTCGACAGCGCGGTGCCCGACGGCGGCGCGGCCTTCGCCGGCTACGACGACTGCGACTGGATCGCCGCCATCGCCGAGGCGGCCGGCGGCTATTTCGGCCAGCCGGCCGGCCTGGCGCCGCCCGGCCATGGCGAGCTGCGGGCGCTGGCGCCGGCGCTGCGGCGGCCGCGGCTCCTGGCCTGGCTGCAGGCGATCGGCGCCTTGCCGGCCAGCGCCGCGCCGGCCGTGATCGACGAGCTGCTGCGCATCTACCGCGACAGCGTCGACGCGCTGGCGCGCTACCGGCCGGCCACTGGCCCGGCGCGCTGGCGGTGA
- a CDS encoding condensation domain-containing protein — protein MLLESQAHAGLGLHVEQFVATFDGAFDRAALEAAWARLVARHDTLRSGFAWRQEHAPLCLVHARAEPAWQHLDWRGEAVDEARIAAWLERDRLAGFDGARPPLRFATLRLDASRWLFVWTYHHALLDGWSVARLLAEALAPAADEAPPAARDHARWLAGQDRAAAAAFWRAELAGAEVPTPAGRVDPALAPGRGHADRCRRIDAATVAQLETLARRHRLTPALLAQGLWGLALAWASGRREVTLARTVAGRPAEVDGSERWVGLFINSLPLRLSLPADGPLWTGWRPRPTAPPRRRRTNGAPAATCMPGPACRRAAR, from the coding sequence ATGCTGCTGGAGAGCCAGGCCCACGCCGGGCTCGGCCTGCACGTCGAGCAGTTCGTCGCCACCTTCGACGGCGCCTTCGACCGCGCCGCGCTGGAGGCCGCCTGGGCGCGCCTGGTCGCCCGCCACGACACGCTGCGCAGCGGCTTCGCCTGGCGCCAGGAGCACGCGCCGCTGTGCCTGGTCCACGCCCGCGCCGAACCGGCCTGGCAGCACCTCGACTGGCGCGGCGAAGCGGTCGACGAAGCGCGCATCGCCGCCTGGCTCGAGCGCGACCGGCTGGCCGGCTTCGACGGCGCCCGGCCGCCGCTGCGCTTCGCCACGCTGCGGCTGGACGCGTCGCGCTGGCTGTTCGTCTGGACCTATCACCACGCGCTGCTCGACGGCTGGAGCGTGGCGCGGCTGCTGGCCGAGGCGCTGGCGCCGGCTGCCGACGAGGCGCCGCCGGCCGCGCGCGACCATGCGCGCTGGCTGGCCGGCCAGGACCGTGCCGCCGCCGCCGCGTTCTGGCGCGCCGAGCTGGCCGGAGCCGAGGTGCCGACGCCGGCCGGCCGCGTCGATCCGGCGCTGGCGCCGGGCCGCGGCCACGCCGACCGCTGCCGGCGCATCGATGCGGCGACGGTGGCGCAGCTGGAGACGCTGGCGCGGCGCCACCGCCTCACCCCGGCGCTGCTGGCGCAGGGCCTGTGGGGCCTGGCGCTGGCCTGGGCCTCGGGCCGCCGCGAAGTGACGCTGGCGCGCACCGTGGCCGGCCGCCCGGCCGAGGTCGACGGCAGCGAGCGCTGGGTCGGGCTGTTCATCAACAGCCTGCCGTTGCGGCTGTCGTTGCCGGCCGACGGGCCGCTGTGGACTGGCTGGCGGCCGCGGCCGACCGCGCCGCCGCGCAGGCGCCGTACGAATGGTGCGCCGGCGGCGACGTGCATGCCTGGTCCGGCCTGCCGCCGGGCCGCGCGCTGA
- a CDS encoding non-ribosomal peptide synthetase, giving the protein MSYGELLARAGAVAAALAACGLRQGEAVALAGERSVDFVAAMLGILAAGGCYLPLAPELPPARVAEMREDSGAAILVGSDAAGLAHADGFATVLAAAQLPPSLAQALAAPGPASATQRAYVMFTSGSTGRPKGVQVSHANVLHFAAGMPPAREGNAAVYLHFAPEGFDASVLEIWSALLTGARLVIAPPGLPGLDALADLIEAQRVSVCFLTAGLFHQLARARPRTLARLDILMSGGDRVSPAAAREVLAAAGPASGVPVRLYNVYGPTETTVLASQYRVMPADVEPAAGALPIGRAHGASRLYVLDRHGEPVPAGVIGELYIGGGGVAGGYLGRPELSRERFLPDPFAGLPGARMYRSGDLARWRDDGALEFLGRADRQVKIRGFRIEPGEIEAQLAAHPEVAQAVVEPRDSGGGPRLVAYLVPAAGAAPDHAALRAFLAERLPRHMLPAALVTLAALPLTRNGKLDRAALPPPDEAEPARRTAPEGERAEALAAVWRAVLQCGELALEDDFYALGGDSIMAMQVSMRLTRQGWTLRPQDMLRQPTLAAQCALMRRQAAAVRRRESDAALPVTPIQAWFFALELAHPQHWNQAVRLALDPAAAGRLEPALAALEAAHEALRLRFAPGETGWTMRVAPAGAPPLRRVRAEDAGEALVQIEAAQRSLDLAAGPVWRALLIDGPHDGWPHLVLIAHHLVVDGVSWRLLVDDLAQALAGGEPAPAALGYADWAAHLAGLPPQPPRAAVPPAPPPIARPDGDDFEAQTRIATLALPMDATAALLGPANQPYRSEPTELLLAGLLLGLQAAHGRSALAVALERHGRDVDGVELAGTVGWFTAIVPLLLALPPALEREAAGPGAALLALKQAVRSAPRTMAATAGRRRWWRSTTSAASTTRWPPTARCGRSRPNAAPPATRPIGGLTRSRSWRWSRPARCASISATAPAASSRPRSRPGPRRCARRSWRCWTTWPSRPPAAARRAISRWPAWPTRPSSTSCCANRAWPPPNWPTCCR; this is encoded by the coding sequence GTGAGCTACGGCGAGCTGCTGGCGCGCGCCGGCGCGGTGGCCGCCGCGCTGGCGGCCTGCGGCCTGCGCCAGGGCGAGGCGGTGGCGCTGGCCGGCGAGCGTTCGGTCGATTTCGTCGCGGCGATGCTCGGCATCCTGGCCGCCGGCGGCTGCTACCTGCCGCTGGCGCCCGAGCTGCCGCCGGCGCGGGTGGCCGAGATGCGCGAGGACAGCGGCGCCGCCATCCTGGTCGGCAGCGACGCGGCGGGCCTGGCGCACGCCGACGGCTTCGCCACCGTGCTGGCCGCGGCGCAGCTGCCGCCGTCGCTGGCGCAGGCGCTGGCGGCGCCCGGCCCGGCCTCGGCCACGCAGCGCGCCTACGTGATGTTCACCTCGGGCTCGACCGGCCGGCCCAAGGGCGTGCAGGTCAGTCACGCCAACGTGCTGCATTTCGCCGCCGGCATGCCGCCGGCGCGCGAGGGCAACGCGGCGGTCTACCTGCATTTCGCGCCGGAGGGCTTCGACGCCTCGGTGCTGGAGATCTGGAGCGCGCTGCTGACCGGCGCCCGGCTGGTCATCGCGCCGCCGGGCCTGCCGGGGCTCGACGCGCTGGCCGACCTGATCGAGGCGCAGCGGGTGTCGGTCTGCTTCCTCACCGCCGGGCTGTTCCACCAGCTCGCCCGCGCCCGGCCGCGCACGCTGGCGCGGCTCGACATCCTGATGAGCGGCGGCGACCGCGTCTCGCCGGCGGCGGCGCGCGAGGTACTGGCTGCGGCCGGCCCGGCGTCCGGCGTCCCGGTCAGGCTCTACAACGTCTACGGCCCGACCGAGACCACCGTGCTGGCCAGCCAGTACCGCGTCATGCCGGCCGACGTCGAGCCGGCCGCCGGCGCCTTGCCGATCGGCCGCGCCCACGGCGCCAGCCGGCTCTATGTGCTCGACCGGCACGGCGAGCCGGTGCCGGCCGGCGTGATCGGCGAGCTGTACATCGGCGGCGGCGGCGTGGCCGGCGGCTACCTCGGCCGGCCCGAGCTGAGCCGCGAACGCTTCCTGCCCGACCCGTTCGCGGGCCTGCCCGGCGCGCGCATGTACCGCAGCGGCGACCTGGCGCGCTGGCGCGACGACGGCGCGCTCGAATTCCTCGGCCGCGCCGACCGCCAGGTCAAGATCCGCGGCTTCCGCATCGAGCCGGGCGAGATTGAGGCCCAGCTGGCCGCCCACCCGGAGGTGGCGCAGGCGGTGGTCGAGCCGCGCGACAGCGGCGGCGGCCCGCGGCTGGTGGCCTACCTGGTGCCGGCCGCCGGCGCCGCGCCCGACCACGCCGCGCTGCGCGCCTTCCTGGCCGAGCGGCTGCCGCGCCACATGCTGCCGGCCGCGCTGGTGACGCTGGCCGCGCTGCCGCTGACCCGCAACGGCAAGCTCGACCGCGCCGCGCTGCCGCCGCCCGACGAGGCCGAGCCGGCGCGCCGCACCGCGCCCGAGGGCGAGCGTGCCGAGGCGCTGGCGGCCGTCTGGCGCGCCGTGCTGCAGTGCGGCGAGCTGGCGCTGGAGGACGATTTCTACGCGCTCGGCGGCGATTCGATCATGGCCATGCAGGTGTCGATGCGGCTGACCCGGCAGGGCTGGACGCTGCGGCCGCAGGACATGCTGCGCCAGCCGACGCTGGCGGCGCAGTGCGCGCTGATGCGGCGCCAGGCGGCGGCCGTGCGGCGGCGCGAGAGCGACGCGGCGCTGCCGGTCACGCCGATCCAGGCCTGGTTCTTCGCGCTGGAGCTGGCCCATCCGCAGCACTGGAACCAGGCGGTGCGGCTGGCGCTCGATCCGGCCGCCGCCGGCCGGCTGGAACCGGCGCTGGCCGCGCTCGAAGCGGCGCACGAGGCGCTGCGGCTGCGCTTCGCCCCCGGCGAAACCGGCTGGACGATGCGCGTCGCCCCGGCCGGCGCGCCGCCGCTGCGGCGGGTGCGCGCCGAGGACGCCGGCGAGGCGCTGGTGCAGATCGAAGCGGCCCAGCGCAGCCTCGACCTCGCCGCCGGCCCGGTCTGGCGCGCGCTGCTGATCGACGGCCCGCACGACGGCTGGCCGCACCTGGTGCTGATCGCCCACCACCTGGTGGTCGACGGCGTGTCCTGGCGCCTGCTGGTCGACGACCTGGCGCAGGCGCTGGCCGGCGGCGAGCCGGCGCCGGCCGCGCTGGGCTACGCCGACTGGGCTGCCCACCTGGCCGGCCTGCCGCCGCAGCCGCCGCGCGCCGCCGTGCCGCCGGCGCCGCCGCCGATCGCGCGGCCGGACGGCGACGATTTCGAGGCCCAGACCCGCATCGCCACGCTGGCCTTGCCGATGGATGCCACCGCCGCGCTGCTCGGACCGGCCAACCAGCCTTACCGCAGCGAGCCGACCGAGCTGCTGCTGGCCGGCCTGCTGCTCGGCCTGCAGGCGGCGCACGGCCGGTCCGCGCTGGCCGTCGCGCTCGAACGCCACGGCCGCGACGTCGACGGCGTCGAGCTGGCCGGCACGGTCGGCTGGTTCACCGCCATCGTGCCGCTGCTGCTGGCGCTGCCGCCGGCGTTGGAACGGGAGGCGGCCGGGCCGGGCGCGGCGCTGCTGGCGCTCAAACAGGCCGTGCGCAGCGCGCCGCGGACCATGGCGGCCACCGCCGGCCGGCGCCGCTGGTGGCGTTCAACTACCTCGGCCGCTTCGACAACGCGCTGGCCGCCGACGGCCCGCTGCGGCCGGTCGCGGCCGAATGCGGCGCCGCCTGCCACCCGGCCAATCGGCGGCCTTACCCGCTCGAGATCGTGGCGGTGGTCGAGGCCGGCACGCTGCGCGTCGATTTCCGCTACGGCCCCGGCCGCTTCGAGCCGGCCGCGGTCGAGGCCTGGGCCGCGGCGATGCGCGCGGCGCTCTTGGCGCTGCTGGACCACCTGGCCGAGCCGGCCGCCGGCGGCCGCGCGCCGTGCGATTTCCCGCTGGCCGGCCTGGCCGACCAGGCCGAGCTCGACCAGCTGCTGCGCGAACAGGGCCTGGCCGCCGCCGAACTGGCCGACCTGCTGCCGGTGA